The Medicago truncatula cultivar Jemalong A17 chromosome 4, MtrunA17r5.0-ANR, whole genome shotgun sequence genome includes a region encoding these proteins:
- the LOC11416429 gene encoding nicotinamidase 1, translating into MLYAFGVILKLNTRIIFLSSLAEKMVSHTVELLKNEIPLEQESVVLAEDIVNGLVLVDIINGFCTVGAGNLAPRESNRQISEMINESARLARLFCEKKLPIMVFLDSHQPNKPEEPYPPHCIAGTDESNLVPALRWLENETNVTIRRKDCFDGYVGSMEEDGSNVFVDWVKKNKIKTMVVVGVCTDICVLDFVCSTMSAKNRGFLKPLENVVVYSNACATFNVPLEVATNIKGALAHPQEFMHHVGLYMAKERGAKIAKEVLFDAAEKI; encoded by the exons ATGCTATATGCTTTTGGTGtgatattgaaattgaatacacgtattattttcttgtcatcTCTGGCTGAGAAGATGGTGTCACATACAGTTGAACTTTTGAAGAACGAGATTCCTTTGGAGCAAGAATCAGTGGTTTTAGCTGAAGACATCGTAAATGGTCTTGTTCTTGTCGATATCATAAATGGCTTCTGCACAGTTGGTGCTGGAAATCTG gCACCAAGAGAGTCCAATAGACAAATTTCAGAAATGATCAATGAATCAGCAAGGCTAGCTAGACTATTCTGTGAGAAGAAATTGCCAATTATGGTTTTCCTTGATTCTCACCAACCTAACAAGCCAGAGGAACCTTACCCCCCTCACTGTATTGCTGGGACTGATGAATCAAATCTAGTTCCAG CGTTGAGATGGCTAGAGAATGAAACCAATGTAACAATCAGACGTAAGGATTGTTTTGATGGATATGTTGGCTCAATGGAAGAAGATGGTTCAAACGTTTTTGTAGATTGGGTGAAGAAGAATAAGATCAAAACT ATGGTGGTGGTAGGTGTATGCACAGATATATGCGTTCTGGATTTTGTATGCTCCACAATGTCAGCTAAAAACCGTGGTTTTCTCAAGCCTCTGGAAAATGTGGTGGTATATTCAAATGCATGTGCTACTTTCAATGTCCCTCTTGAAGTAGCCACAAATATCAAAGGAGCTTTAGCCCATCCTCAG gagTTTATGCATCATGTAGGTCTGTATATGGCCAAAGAACGTGGAGCCAAGATAGCAAAGGAAGTGCTGTTTGATGCAGCAGAGAAGATATAA
- the LOC11410418 gene encoding protein EXECUTER 1, chloroplastic, giving the protein MASSISSLSTPHLTFPKQNLSTTTFPLKRPSLLHFPSQPLCLCLNSISDDNHNSTNNNDADGNNRRWDSVLQEFVTGAIKQFDSYLNLLRGGSAAAKEGSDVHDDDWDWNRWRHYFDQVDDQERLLIILKSQLRHAVYVEDYEEAAKLKVAIAAAANNDSVGKVKTLLKRAIKEERYNDAAFLRDKAGAGLVGWWAGISKDVNDPHGLIIRITPEHGRYVARSYSPRQLATSAAGVPLFEFFLTMDKKGDFKSQAVYLKRKGSYHGSPTTSSKPLDASGRSSSMESTDDRSELFVVSTEDPESGDDRNDGSDPAEGMPGFQNVLKDMIPGVKVKIFKVITPEKVDKDLMSKVIEELFEEEESEDEDENGEDDGDEDDGDENDGDEEDDSEDEDKENNTEILDLEDIKLETDQEGDDGIEINGDLGTFAREEQNEIAVKVVIGGLVQKLSSNLSPRDLLRVPAKLEIKERRSFSFTVENEVNQLDGPDKGKSSSDKSIKFQGRRRVDNVISDLAKFIGKDKVPAKVLKEVGELISLTLSQAQNHQPLSGSTIFNRIEIPTSFDPLNGLYIGAYGVYSSEVIQMRRRYGQWQEDGRAKETSDLEFYEYVEALKITGDPYVPAGQVAFRAKVGKGYQLPHKGIIPEEFGVIARYKGEGRLAEPGFQNPRWVDGELVILDGKHIKAGPVVGFVYWAPEYHFLVFFNRLRLQQ; this is encoded by the exons ATGGCTTCTTCAATTTCATCTCTCTCCACTCCACACCTCACTTTCCCAAAACAAAACCTCTCCACAACCACCTTCCCTCTCAAACGCCCTTCACTTCTTCACTTCCCTTCTCAACCGTTATGCCTCTGTCTCAACTCCATCTCCGACGACAACCACAACtccaccaacaacaacgacgCCGACGGGAACAACCGCCGGTGGGATTCGGTGCTCCAGGAATTCGTCACCGGCGCAATTAAACAATTCGATTCTTATTTGAACTTGCTTAGGGGAGGCAGCGCTGCTGCTAAAGAAGGCAGTGATGTTCACGATGATGATTGGGATTGGAATCGCTGGCGTCATTATTTCGATCAGGTTGATGACCAGGAACGTCTTCTCATTATCCTCAAG TCTCAGTTACGTCATGCTGTATATGTGGAGGATTATGAAGAAGCTGCTAAGCTTAAGGTGGCGATCGCAGCTGCAGCTAACAATGACAGTGTTGGGAAAGTGAAAACTCTTCTCAAA AGAGCCATAAAAGAAGAGCGGTACAATGATGCAGCTTTTTTAAGAGATAAAGCGGGTGCTGGACTT GTGGGTTGGTGGGCTGGTATTTCAAAAGATGTGAACGATCCACATGGTCTAATTATTCGCATAACTCCAGAGCATGGAAGATATGTAGCAAGGAGTTATAGTCCTAG GCAACTTGCAACATCTGCTGCTGGTGTTCCTctatttgagttttttcttaCAATGGATAAAAAAGGTGACTTTAAGTCGCAG gCTGTGTACCTAAAGCGAAAAGGGTCCTACCACGGTTCCCCAACAACGTCCTCTAAACCATTGGATGCTAGTGGGAGATCGAGTTCAATGGAATCTACAGATGACAGAAGTGAGCTGTTTGTTGTGAGTACTGAAGATCCAGAAAGTGGTGATGATAGGAATGATGGCTCTGACCCTGCTGAGGGAATGCCTGGATTTCAGAATGTCTTGAAAGATATGATTCCTGGTGTGAAGGTGAAGATTTTCAAAGTGATAACTCCAGAGAAAGTAGACAAGGATCTAATGTCTAAGGTGATTGAGGAATTATTTGAGGAAGAAGAGAGtgaggatgaagatgaaaatggagAAGATGACGGCGATGAAGACGACGGCGATGAAAACGACGGCGATGAAGAAGATGACAGTGAAGATGAAGACAAGGAAAATAATACAGAAATTCTGGATCTGGAAGACATTAAGTTGGAAACTGATCAAGAGGGAGATGATGGGATTGAGATAAATGGTGATCTTGGAACTTTTGCACGTGAAGAACAGAATGAAATTGCTGTCAAAGTTGTCATTGGTGGTCTTGTGCAGAAACTTTCCAGCAATTTATCCCCTAGAGATTTGCTTCGAGTTCCTGCTAAGCTGGAGATCAAGGAGCGTCGTTCATTTTCCTTTACTGTTGAAAACGAAGTCAATCAGCTGGATGGTCCTGACAAAGGGAAATCTTCATCAGATAAATCAATTAAGTTTCAAGGTCGTCGCAGAGTTGATAATGTTATTTCTGATCTTGCAAAATTCATTGGCAAGGATAAAGTACCTGCAAAG GTGCTGAAAGAGGTAGGAGAATTGATAAGTCTCACTCTAAGCCAGGCTCAGAATCATCAACCATTATCTGGGTCAACGATTTTCAATCGCATTGAAATACCAACTtcatttgatcccttaaatg GCTTATATATTGGTGCATATGGTGTTTACTCTTCTGAAGTTATTCAAATGAGACGTAGATATGGTCAATGGCAAGAGGATGGTAGGGCGAAGGAGACTTCAGATCTCGAGTTTTATGAGTATGTAGAAGCCTTGAAAATAACCGGGGATCCTTATGTACCAGCTGGCCAG GTGGCATTTCGTGCAAAAGTTGGAAAGGGGTACCAACTTCCACATAAAGGCATAATTCCTGAAGAATTTGGAGtg aTTGCTCGCTATAAAGGTGAAGGAAGATTGGCAGAGCCAGGGTTTCAGAATCCTCGATGGGTTGACGGTGAACTGGTGATTCTTGATGGAAAG CACATAAAAGCAGGGCCTGTTGTTGGATTTGTGTATTGGGCTCCTGAGTATCATTTTTTGGTCTTCTTCAATCGGCTTAGGCTTCAACAGTAG